Proteins encoded together in one Streptomyces sp. B1I3 window:
- the recN gene encoding DNA repair protein RecN produces the protein MSVLEEMRIRSLGVIDDAVVELSPGFTAVTGETGAGKTMVVTSLGLLLGGRADPALVRVGAKAAVVEGRITVSPGDAAVVRAEEAGGEVEDGALLISRTISAEGRSRAHLGGRSVPVGVLAELADELVAVHGQTDQQGLLKPARQRQALDRYAGDGVAVPHTAYAAAYRRLRAVSTELEELTTRARERAQEADLLRFGLNEIAAVEPLAGEDTDLAAEAERLGHAEALASAAALAHTALAGDPEDPEGVDATTVVAAAGRSLDAVRAHDPALAALADRIGEISILLADVAGELAGYADQLDADPLRLAAVEERRAALTALTRKYGRDGQDAAAVLAWAQEGAARLTELEGDDDRIGELTAERDALRSELSGLGQTLTDARTEAAARFAEAVTEELASLAMPHARVSFAIRQTEAADEASGIDIAGRSVVYGPSGADEVELLLAPHPGAQPRPIAKGASGGELSRVMLAVEVVFAGSDPVPTYLFDEVDAGVGGKAAVEVGRRLAKLARSAQVVVVTHLPQVAAFADRQLLVEKTVDGSVTRSGVTVLEGEDRVRELSRMLAGQEDSETARAHAEELLATARAGG, from the coding sequence ATGTCCGTGCTGGAGGAGATGCGGATACGGTCGCTCGGAGTCATCGACGACGCGGTGGTGGAGCTGTCACCCGGTTTCACCGCGGTGACGGGTGAGACCGGCGCAGGCAAGACCATGGTCGTCACCAGCCTGGGGCTGCTGCTCGGCGGACGCGCCGACCCCGCCCTGGTGCGGGTCGGGGCCAAGGCGGCGGTCGTCGAGGGGCGGATCACGGTCTCCCCTGGCGACGCGGCGGTGGTGCGCGCCGAGGAGGCCGGCGGCGAGGTCGAGGACGGAGCGCTGCTCATCAGCCGTACGATCTCGGCGGAGGGGCGCTCCCGGGCACACCTCGGAGGCAGATCCGTGCCCGTCGGGGTGCTCGCCGAACTCGCCGACGAACTCGTCGCCGTACACGGCCAGACCGACCAGCAGGGGCTGCTCAAGCCCGCCCGGCAGCGGCAGGCCCTCGACCGGTACGCGGGTGACGGCGTCGCCGTGCCCCACACCGCGTACGCGGCGGCCTACCGGCGGCTGCGCGCGGTCAGCACCGAGCTCGAGGAACTGACCACCCGGGCCAGGGAACGGGCCCAGGAGGCGGACCTGCTGCGCTTCGGCCTCAACGAGATCGCGGCGGTCGAACCGCTGGCCGGGGAGGACACCGACCTCGCGGCGGAGGCCGAACGGCTCGGCCATGCCGAGGCCCTCGCCTCGGCTGCGGCCCTCGCACACACTGCGCTCGCGGGCGACCCCGAGGATCCCGAAGGGGTGGACGCCACCACCGTGGTCGCCGCAGCCGGGCGGTCCCTGGACGCCGTGCGGGCCCACGACCCGGCCCTGGCCGCGCTGGCCGACCGGATCGGCGAGATCTCGATCCTGCTCGCGGACGTGGCCGGGGAACTCGCCGGGTACGCCGACCAGCTGGACGCCGACCCGCTGCGGCTGGCCGCCGTCGAGGAACGGCGTGCCGCGCTGACGGCGCTCACCCGCAAGTACGGCCGGGACGGTCAGGACGCAGCGGCGGTGCTCGCCTGGGCGCAGGAGGGTGCAGCCCGCCTGACCGAGCTGGAGGGCGACGACGACCGGATCGGTGAGCTGACGGCGGAGCGCGACGCGCTGCGCAGCGAGCTCTCCGGGCTCGGGCAGACGCTGACCGACGCGCGTACGGAGGCGGCGGCACGTTTCGCCGAGGCGGTGACCGAGGAACTGGCCTCCCTCGCGATGCCGCACGCCCGGGTCTCCTTCGCCATCCGGCAGACCGAGGCGGCGGACGAAGCCTCGGGCATCGACATCGCGGGCCGGAGCGTGGTCTACGGGCCGTCCGGGGCCGACGAGGTCGAACTGCTGCTGGCCCCCCACCCCGGCGCGCAGCCCAGGCCCATCGCCAAGGGCGCGTCCGGCGGTGAGCTGTCCCGGGTGATGCTCGCCGTCGAGGTCGTCTTCGCGGGCTCCGACCCGGTGCCGACGTACCTCTTCGACGAGGTCGACGCGGGCGTCGGCGGCAAGGCCGCCGTCGAGGTCGGCCGGCGGCTGGCGAAACTCGCCCGGTCCGCGCAGGTCGTGGTGGTCACCCATCTGCCCCAGGTGGCCGCGTTCGCCGACCGGCAGCTGCTGGTCGAGAAGACGGTGGACGGCTCGGTCACCAGGAGCGGTGTCACGGTCCTGGAGGGCGAGGACCGGGTGCGGGAACTCTCCCGGATGCTGGCGGGGCAGGAGGACTCCGAGACCGCACGGGCGCACGCCGAGGAACTCCTCGCGACCGCGCGGGCAGGCGGATAG
- a CDS encoding glycosyltransferase family 4 protein, with the protein MSELRTVQVLGGGAGSSAHVTALAAGLVARGVQVTVCAPPGADRAHGFPATGARFAPVPRRSDPAAVAALRAACVDADVVHAHGLHAAVRAGIALSGRSTPLVVTWHTRTPVAGARGRLLHLLERRAARAASVVLGTSTELVDRARRRGAKDARLARTAVPASHSASADPAEAGGDVTGRDGAAGEATADGRPRRDDGKVRAELGAVGSPLLVSVAGPAPHHGYDTLLDAARVWRAHDPVPLLVVVGEEHRTAALGREAAEEGLPVVLAGRDRLGEILAAADLAVLPGRGEHRPVLGREALRLGVPLVAAESGGLSELVGEAAVRVPYGDAEALARTVTELLDDAGRRERLARAGLLQAVGWPTEDDTVAHVLSVYDELAQPLATLRT; encoded by the coding sequence GTGTCAGAGCTGCGTACGGTCCAAGTCCTGGGCGGCGGTGCCGGAAGCAGCGCACATGTCACCGCGCTGGCGGCCGGGCTGGTCGCCCGGGGGGTGCAGGTCACCGTCTGCGCTCCGCCCGGTGCGGACCGGGCCCACGGCTTCCCCGCCACGGGGGCCCGCTTCGCCCCCGTGCCCCGGCGCAGTGATCCGGCGGCCGTGGCCGCCCTGCGCGCCGCCTGCGTGGACGCGGACGTCGTCCACGCGCACGGCCTGCACGCCGCCGTCCGCGCCGGGATCGCGCTCAGCGGCCGCAGCACCCCACTGGTCGTGACCTGGCACACCCGGACCCCGGTTGCCGGTGCCCGTGGCCGGCTGCTGCACCTCCTGGAGCGAAGGGCCGCGCGCGCGGCGTCCGTCGTGCTCGGTACGTCGACGGAGCTGGTCGACCGGGCGCGGCGCCGGGGTGCCAAGGACGCCCGGCTCGCCCGCACCGCCGTCCCCGCGAGCCACTCCGCCTCCGCGGACCCCGCGGAGGCGGGCGGCGACGTGACGGGCCGTGACGGCGCGGCCGGCGAGGCGACGGCCGACGGGCGCCCCCGGCGGGACGACGGCAAGGTCCGAGCCGAACTGGGCGCGGTGGGAAGCCCGTTACTGGTGTCGGTGGCGGGTCCCGCACCGCACCACGGCTACGACACGCTGCTGGACGCCGCACGCGTCTGGCGTGCGCACGACCCCGTGCCGCTGCTGGTCGTCGTGGGGGAGGAGCACCGGACCGCGGCCCTCGGCCGTGAGGCCGCCGAGGAGGGGCTGCCCGTCGTCCTGGCCGGCCGGGACCGTCTCGGGGAGATCCTCGCCGCCGCCGACCTGGCGGTGCTTCCCGGCCGCGGGGAGCACCGGCCGGTACTGGGGCGCGAGGCGCTGCGGCTGGGGGTGCCCCTGGTCGCGGCCGAGTCCGGCGGCCTGTCCGAACTCGTCGGGGAGGCGGCCGTCCGGGTGCCGTACGGGGACGCTGAGGCGCTGGCCCGCACGGTGACAGAGCTCCTCGACGACGCCGGACGGCGGGAGCGGCTCGCGAGGGCGGGCCTGCTCCAGGCCGTCGGCTGGCCGACCGAGGACGACACGGTCGCCCATGTGCTGTCCGTCTACGACGAACTGGCCCAGCCGTTGGCGACGCTGCGCACCTGA
- a CDS encoding PucR family transcriptional regulator: METEGGITVRRALELPGLRGGLPEVLACADRLDRTVRWVHAGEAPNIPALLKGGELLLTTGLTLGSRPAEQRSFVRRLADRGIAALVVELGPRFSRLPAAIVDAARTAGLPLVQLHREVPFVAVTEEIHTEIVNGHYALLRRAEEVHRRCTRAVLDGGGAPQVLGILADFTANPVFLETPDGRLLYAAGTGTAPVGADPLQVWDGLRGDREDRETPPAGAVLVEVPGGGQGAGSVRARLVLLAVAGPLVTVHRMAAERAAGILAVVLMQARQEEELAARGRGDFLTDLAEGRIAPEDAPAQARVLGFRPGTDPLLPVVMRLAPGSAPAGSWALLARAMTEELSTVGVPALLGVRPVEGRIPLLLALRPGTGRAAAADRVAAALRAGVERAGLERAGDGTPVVVVSDAGGWAAAGAGLRHAAEAATAAQGLGELPWYDARRLDIDLLLWRLRDQPDLASFVDRAIGPLREHDRNSRPPLLPTLEAYIAHAGRKAEAARELHLNRQTLYNRLARIGELLTADLDDPETVLALGLALRARRHVP; this comes from the coding sequence GTGGAGACAGAAGGCGGGATCACCGTGCGGCGGGCCCTGGAGCTGCCGGGGCTGCGCGGCGGGCTACCGGAGGTCCTGGCCTGCGCGGACCGGCTGGACCGTACGGTGCGCTGGGTACACGCGGGTGAGGCACCGAACATCCCGGCCCTCCTGAAGGGCGGGGAGCTGCTCCTGACGACGGGACTGACGCTCGGTTCGCGCCCCGCCGAACAGCGGTCCTTCGTCCGCAGGCTCGCCGACCGGGGCATCGCCGCCCTGGTCGTGGAGCTCGGCCCGCGCTTCAGCCGGCTGCCGGCGGCGATCGTGGACGCAGCGCGCACCGCGGGGCTGCCGCTCGTCCAACTGCACCGCGAGGTGCCGTTCGTCGCGGTGACCGAGGAGATCCACACCGAGATCGTCAACGGGCACTACGCCCTGCTCCGGCGGGCGGAGGAGGTGCACCGGCGCTGCACGCGGGCGGTGCTCGACGGCGGCGGTGCGCCACAGGTGCTGGGCATCCTGGCGGACTTCACGGCGAACCCGGTCTTCCTGGAGACCCCGGACGGCCGGCTGCTGTACGCGGCCGGCACCGGCACCGCGCCGGTGGGCGCCGATCCGCTGCAGGTCTGGGACGGGCTGCGCGGCGACCGGGAGGACCGCGAGACACCGCCTGCCGGAGCGGTCCTGGTGGAGGTGCCCGGTGGCGGGCAGGGCGCGGGCTCCGTACGGGCCCGGCTGGTGCTGCTCGCCGTGGCGGGGCCGCTGGTGACGGTGCACCGGATGGCGGCCGAGCGGGCGGCGGGCATCCTGGCGGTCGTCCTGATGCAGGCCCGCCAGGAGGAGGAGCTGGCGGCGCGGGGGCGGGGGGACTTCCTCACCGATCTCGCCGAGGGCCGGATCGCCCCCGAGGACGCGCCCGCGCAGGCCAGGGTGCTGGGGTTCAGGCCGGGTACCGATCCGCTGCTGCCGGTGGTGATGCGGCTCGCCCCCGGCTCCGCCCCGGCGGGCAGCTGGGCCCTGCTGGCGCGGGCGATGACGGAGGAGCTGTCGACGGTCGGGGTGCCCGCACTGCTCGGGGTACGGCCCGTGGAGGGCCGCATCCCGCTGCTGCTGGCGCTGCGCCCGGGAACCGGGCGTGCCGCGGCCGCCGACCGGGTGGCGGCGGCGCTGCGGGCCGGGGTGGAGCGGGCGGGCCTCGAGCGGGCCGGCGACGGCACTCCGGTCGTCGTGGTCTCGGACGCGGGCGGCTGGGCGGCGGCGGGCGCGGGGCTGCGGCACGCGGCGGAGGCGGCCACCGCGGCGCAGGGGCTCGGCGAGCTGCCCTGGTACGACGCACGGCGCCTCGACATCGATCTGCTGCTGTGGCGACTGCGGGACCAGCCCGACCTGGCGTCCTTCGTGGACCGGGCGATCGGGCCGCTGCGCGAGCACGACCGGAACTCACGGCCCCCGCTGCTGCCCACCCTCGAGGCGTACATCGCCCACGCCGGCCGCAAGGCGGAGGCGGCCCGTGAGCTGCATCTGAACCGGCAGACGCTCTACAACCGGCTGGCCCGCATCGGGGAACTGCTCACCGCCGACCTCGACGACCCGGAGACCGTGCTGGCGCTCGGCCTGGCGCTGCGGGCCCGCCGCCACGTCCCCTGA
- a CDS encoding FAD-binding oxidoreductase, whose amino-acid sequence MSPRTPFTQADLTGLRSDIAGEALVRGDPGYDEARTVFNGMIDRRPAVMARCASRADVVRALRFAREQDLEVAVRGGGHSVSGSALCEDGLVIDLRRMHDVAVDREAGAARVGGGATMSDLDRATQPYALATTGGRASTTGVGGFTLGGGSGWLERKFGLACDNLLAADVVTADGGEVRAAADENPDLFWALHGGGGNFGVVTSLTLRLHELPAMSMVLLLFLPENAPEVVRTYRDLMESAPDEAGGGCLCLTGPPEEFVPEALVGKLLCGVLITFAGTEAQVRDVAAPLLALDHESEVVAEIPYADLQCMLDDPSGLRNYWSAEYLDSFPDEAVSAFCTTAAAMPVPSGSQHVLFPMGGAVARGPADYPLPWRSSPWAVHPFGIWESEADDERGKQWVREVRAAVRPWASGAVYLNFIGREGQERVVAGVGEDNYERLAVVKARYDPGNVFHLNHNIKPAVALV is encoded by the coding sequence ATGTCGCCCCGTACACCGTTCACGCAGGCCGATCTGACCGGCCTGCGCTCCGACATCGCCGGTGAAGCCCTGGTCCGCGGTGACCCGGGCTACGACGAGGCCCGCACCGTCTTCAACGGCATGATCGACCGCAGACCCGCGGTGATGGCCCGATGCGCCTCCCGGGCCGATGTCGTGCGGGCGCTCCGCTTCGCCCGTGAGCAGGACCTGGAGGTCGCCGTGCGCGGCGGTGGCCACAGTGTGTCCGGGTCGGCGCTGTGCGAGGACGGCCTGGTGATCGACCTGCGCCGCATGCACGACGTGGCCGTCGACCGGGAGGCCGGGGCCGCCCGGGTGGGCGGGGGTGCCACCATGAGCGACCTGGACCGGGCGACCCAGCCCTACGCACTGGCGACCACGGGCGGCCGGGCCTCCACCACCGGGGTCGGCGGGTTCACCCTCGGCGGCGGGTCGGGATGGCTGGAGCGGAAGTTCGGGCTGGCCTGCGACAACCTGCTGGCGGCCGACGTGGTCACCGCCGACGGCGGCGAGGTGCGCGCCGCGGCGGACGAGAACCCGGACCTCTTCTGGGCCCTGCACGGCGGCGGCGGCAACTTCGGCGTGGTCACCTCGCTCACTCTGCGGCTGCACGAGCTTCCGGCGATGAGCATGGTGCTGCTGCTCTTCCTGCCCGAGAACGCCCCCGAGGTCGTCCGTACGTACCGCGACCTCATGGAGTCCGCACCGGACGAGGCGGGTGGAGGCTGTCTCTGTCTCACCGGCCCGCCCGAGGAGTTCGTGCCCGAAGCCCTGGTGGGAAAGCTTCTCTGCGGGGTCCTGATCACCTTCGCCGGAACGGAGGCGCAGGTGCGCGACGTGGCGGCGCCGCTGCTCGCGCTGGACCACGAGTCGGAAGTCGTCGCCGAGATCCCGTACGCGGACCTGCAGTGCATGCTGGACGATCCGTCCGGGTTGCGGAACTACTGGTCCGCCGAGTACCTCGACAGTTTTCCCGACGAAGCCGTGTCCGCCTTCTGCACCACTGCCGCCGCCATGCCCGTCCCCTCCGGCTCCCAGCACGTGCTGTTCCCGATGGGCGGCGCGGTCGCCAGGGGGCCTGCCGATTATCCGCTGCCCTGGCGCTCCTCCCCCTGGGCGGTGCATCCGTTCGGTATCTGGGAGAGCGAGGCGGACGACGAGCGGGGCAAGCAGTGGGTGCGCGAGGTGCGTGCCGCCGTGCGGCCGTGGGCGAGCGGCGCCGTGTACCTGAACTTCATCGGGCGCGAGGGCCAGGAGCGGGTCGTGGCCGGCGTCGGGGAGGACAACTACGAGCGGCTCGCCGTCGTCAAGGCGCGCTACGACCCCGGCAACGTCTTCCACCTGAACCACAACATCAAGCCGGCCGTGGCCCTGGTGTGA
- a CDS encoding MFS transporter — protein MLVALMLAAFTLNTAENLPIGLLELISESLRVPVSAVGLLVTVYGVTVAVASLPLAHIVRTVPRRHVLTGLLAALVVSSLVAALATSYWVLLFARLLTALAQALFWAVMGPVAVGLFTPEVRGRVIGALSVAGSLALVLGVPGGTWLGRQSGWPVPIALPAALGLVSLVTIAVLLPTSRPEEEPAAYGISPDARRFGIVLVAGTLSTTGAFAGYTYVVTFLGDVGGFSPGAVSVLFVAFGMACLAGVVITGALLDRFPQATLTTAVATQAVGMLGLYSAGSEPVAVVVFLLLMGGALGPVFMTTQNAMLHCAPGRTDIALAANSGSYNAGIAAGAALGGFILPSAGVRGAFLVGGLLTAAACLVLLGGRLPRHRPDSVGWRGRRPAAGGSVPGIRP, from the coding sequence GTGCTCGTGGCCCTGATGCTGGCCGCCTTCACCCTCAACACCGCGGAGAACCTGCCGATCGGCCTTCTGGAGCTCATCTCCGAGAGCCTGCGGGTGCCGGTGTCAGCGGTCGGTCTCCTGGTCACCGTTTACGGCGTCACTGTGGCCGTCGCGTCATTGCCGCTCGCCCACATCGTGCGGACCGTGCCCCGACGCCATGTGCTCACCGGACTGCTGGCCGCACTGGTCGTGTCCAGCCTGGTTGCGGCGCTGGCCACCTCCTACTGGGTGCTCCTCTTCGCGCGGCTGCTGACCGCGCTCGCCCAGGCGTTGTTCTGGGCCGTGATGGGGCCGGTCGCGGTGGGCCTGTTCACCCCCGAGGTCCGTGGGCGTGTGATCGGAGCGCTGTCCGTCGCCGGTTCGCTCGCCCTCGTGCTCGGCGTTCCCGGAGGGACCTGGCTGGGCCGGCAGAGCGGCTGGCCGGTGCCCATCGCTCTGCCGGCGGCGCTGGGGCTCGTCTCTCTGGTGACGATCGCCGTCCTGCTGCCGACCTCGCGCCCGGAAGAAGAACCCGCCGCCTACGGAATCAGCCCCGACGCCCGCCGGTTCGGGATCGTGCTGGTGGCCGGGACCCTGTCCACCACCGGAGCGTTCGCCGGATACACCTACGTCGTGACGTTCCTGGGCGACGTGGGTGGGTTCTCCCCGGGCGCGGTCAGCGTCCTGTTCGTGGCTTTCGGCATGGCGTGTCTCGCCGGGGTGGTCATCACCGGGGCGTTGCTGGACCGCTTTCCGCAGGCCACGCTGACCACTGCCGTGGCCACGCAGGCCGTGGGCATGCTCGGTCTGTACTCGGCCGGCAGCGAGCCGGTGGCTGTGGTCGTGTTCCTGCTACTGATGGGCGGTGCGCTCGGACCGGTGTTCATGACCACACAGAATGCGATGCTGCACTGCGCGCCGGGCCGCACGGACATCGCACTCGCGGCGAACTCCGGTTCCTACAACGCCGGTATCGCGGCGGGCGCCGCGCTCGGCGGGTTCATCCTGCCGTCGGCCGGCGTCCGGGGCGCCTTCCTCGTCGGCGGACTCCTGACCGCCGCGGCCTGCCTCGTGCTGCTCGGCGGCCGGCTGCCGCGCCACCGGCCGGACTCCGTCGGGTGGAGGGGGCGCCGGCCGGCGGCCGGTGGTTCCGTCCCTGGAATCCGGCCGTGA
- a CDS encoding glycoside hydrolase family 15 protein, with protein sequence MAGRIEDYALIGDMQTAALVCRDGTADWLCLPRFDSHAIFAGLLGTEEHGFWRLGPARPEGAEPPVADRRRYRGDSLVLESEWDTPRGTVRVTDFMPPRDGAPQLIRIVEGVSGRVPMRSELRMRFSYGRVTPWVHKVDGRTVAVAGPDSVWLDTPADTYGQNLTTYSDFTVSPGDRMAFTISWQPSHHEPPAMPDPEGSLQATENFWREWVEQCTYHGPYREAVVRSLITLKALTYAPTGGIVAAPTTSLPEDIGGSRNWDYRYTWLRDAAITLSSLLRTGYREEARAWREWLLRAVAGDPENLQIMYGIAGERELGEAELDWLPGYEGSGPVRVGNGAANQLQLDVYGEVTEALHLAHMTGLTRNDYAMGLQLKLIEYLENHWEEPDEGIWEVRGPRRHFVHSKVMAWVAVDRTIKLIESGDAEGPLERWLQLREDIHRDVCERGYDKERNTFTQSYGSRELDASLLLIPQMGFLPPDDKRVIGTIEAIQRELSTEDGFVLRYPTEGDDAGVDGLEGDEGAFLACSFWLADDLAMIGRVDEARQLFEKLLSLRNDLGLLAEEWDSRLQRQVGNFPQAFSHVPLIDTALRLTASGAYVG encoded by the coding sequence GTGGCCGGGCGCATCGAGGATTACGCACTCATCGGAGACATGCAGACCGCAGCCCTGGTCTGCCGGGACGGCACAGCCGACTGGCTGTGCCTGCCCCGCTTCGACTCGCATGCCATTTTCGCCGGGCTCCTCGGAACCGAGGAGCATGGTTTCTGGCGGCTGGGACCCGCCCGTCCGGAGGGCGCGGAGCCCCCGGTCGCGGACCGGCGCCGCTACCGCGGGGACTCACTCGTCCTGGAATCGGAGTGGGACACCCCCCGCGGCACCGTCCGCGTGACGGACTTCATGCCGCCGCGCGACGGTGCCCCCCAGCTGATCCGCATCGTGGAGGGCGTGAGCGGCCGTGTCCCGATGCGCTCCGAACTGCGGATGCGGTTCAGTTACGGGCGGGTCACCCCCTGGGTGCACAAGGTGGACGGCCGGACGGTCGCCGTCGCCGGTCCGGACTCCGTCTGGCTGGACACCCCCGCCGACACGTACGGCCAGAACCTGACGACGTACTCCGACTTCACCGTGTCACCCGGCGACCGCATGGCGTTCACCATCAGCTGGCAGCCCTCGCACCACGAGCCGCCCGCCATGCCCGACCCCGAGGGGTCGTTGCAGGCCACGGAGAACTTCTGGCGCGAGTGGGTCGAACAGTGCACCTACCACGGGCCCTACCGGGAGGCGGTGGTCCGCTCGCTGATCACCCTGAAGGCGCTCACGTACGCGCCGACCGGCGGCATCGTGGCGGCGCCGACCACCTCCCTGCCGGAGGACATCGGCGGTTCGCGGAACTGGGACTACCGCTACACCTGGCTGCGGGACGCGGCGATCACCCTGTCCTCCCTGCTGCGCACCGGCTATCGCGAGGAGGCCCGCGCCTGGCGCGAGTGGCTGCTGCGGGCCGTCGCGGGCGACCCGGAGAACCTGCAGATCATGTACGGCATCGCGGGCGAGCGCGAGCTCGGCGAGGCGGAGCTGGACTGGCTGCCCGGCTACGAGGGCTCCGGCCCGGTCCGGGTCGGCAACGGCGCCGCGAACCAGCTGCAGCTCGACGTGTACGGCGAGGTCACCGAGGCGCTCCACCTGGCGCACATGACGGGGCTCACCCGCAACGACTACGCGATGGGCCTCCAGCTCAAACTGATCGAGTACCTGGAGAACCACTGGGAGGAGCCTGACGAGGGCATCTGGGAGGTGCGCGGGCCGCGCCGCCACTTCGTGCACTCCAAGGTGATGGCCTGGGTCGCGGTCGACCGCACCATCAAGCTGATCGAGTCCGGCGACGCCGAAGGGCCGCTGGAGCGGTGGCTCCAGCTGCGGGAGGACATCCACCGTGATGTCTGCGAGCGGGGTTACGACAAGGAACGCAACACCTTCACCCAGTCCTACGGGTCGAGGGAACTGGACGCCTCCCTGCTGCTGATCCCGCAGATGGGCTTCCTGCCGCCCGACGACAAGCGGGTCATCGGCACGATCGAGGCGATCCAGCGGGAGCTGTCCACGGAGGACGGCTTCGTCCTGCGCTACCCGACCGAGGGCGACGACGCGGGTGTGGACGGCCTGGAGGGCGACGAAGGCGCGTTCCTCGCCTGTTCGTTCTGGCTGGCGGACGACCTGGCGATGATCGGCCGGGTCGACGAGGCCCGCCAGCTCTTCGAGAAGCTGCTCTCCCTGCGCAACGACCTGGGGCTGCTGGCCGAGGAGTGGGACTCCAGGCTCCAGCGCCAGGTGGGGAACTTCCCGCAGGCCTTCAGCCACGTGCCGCTGATCGACACGGCGTTGCGGCTGACGGCGAGCGGGGCGTACGTCGGCTGA
- a CDS encoding CTP synthase, which translates to MQPTSTTTKHIFVTGGVASSLGKGLTASSLGALLKARGLRVTMQKLDPYLNVDPGTMNPFQHGEVFVTNDGAETDLDIGHYERFLDVDLDGSANVTTGQVYNTVIAKERRGEYLGDTVQVIPHITNEIKHRIRRMATDDVDVVITEVGGTVGDIESLPFLETVRQVRHEVGRDNVFVVHISLLPYIGPSGELKTKPTQHSVAALRNIGIQPDAIVLRADRDVPTAIKRKISLMCDVDEAAVVACVDAKSIYDIPKVLHTEGLDAYVVRKLDLSFRDVDWTTWDDLLDRVHNPDHEVTVALVGKYIDLPDAYLSVTEAIRAGGFANKARVTVKWVASDDCKTPAGAQKALGDVDAVCIPGGFGERGVIGKVGAIQYARENKVPLLGLCLGLQCIVIEAARNLAGIPDANSTEFDAATSHPVISTMEEQLAYVEGAGDLGGTMRLGLYPAKLAEGSLVREAYDDQPYVDERHRHRYEVNNSYRAELEKKAGLVFSGTSPDNKLVEYVEYPREVHPYLVATQAHPELRSRPTRPHPLFAGLVKAAVERQVAARGTGTDA; encoded by the coding sequence ATGCAGCCCACATCCACGACGACCAAGCACATCTTCGTCACCGGGGGTGTCGCCTCCTCCCTCGGCAAGGGTCTGACTGCCTCCAGCCTGGGTGCCCTGCTCAAGGCACGTGGCCTCCGGGTCACCATGCAGAAGCTCGACCCCTATCTCAACGTCGACCCCGGCACGATGAATCCCTTCCAGCACGGTGAGGTGTTCGTCACCAACGACGGCGCCGAGACCGACCTGGACATCGGCCACTACGAGCGCTTCCTCGACGTCGATCTCGACGGCTCGGCCAACGTCACCACCGGCCAGGTCTACAACACGGTGATCGCCAAGGAGCGGCGCGGCGAGTACCTCGGCGACACCGTCCAGGTCATCCCGCACATCACCAACGAGATCAAGCACCGCATCCGCCGCATGGCCACCGACGACGTGGACGTCGTCATCACCGAGGTCGGCGGCACGGTCGGTGACATCGAGTCGCTCCCCTTCCTGGAGACCGTCCGCCAGGTCCGCCACGAGGTCGGCCGCGACAACGTCTTCGTCGTGCACATCTCGCTGCTGCCCTACATCGGCCCGTCCGGCGAGCTGAAGACCAAGCCCACCCAGCACTCGGTCGCCGCCCTGCGCAACATCGGCATCCAGCCGGACGCCATCGTGCTGCGTGCCGACCGTGACGTGCCGACCGCCATCAAGCGCAAGATCTCGCTGATGTGCGACGTCGACGAGGCCGCCGTGGTGGCCTGCGTGGACGCCAAGTCGATCTACGACATCCCCAAGGTCCTGCACACCGAGGGCCTCGACGCCTACGTCGTGCGCAAGCTCGACCTGTCCTTCCGGGACGTCGACTGGACCACCTGGGACGACCTCCTGGACCGCGTCCACAACCCCGACCACGAGGTCACCGTCGCGCTGGTCGGCAAGTACATCGACCTGCCCGACGCCTACCTCTCGGTCACCGAGGCTATCCGGGCCGGCGGCTTCGCGAACAAGGCGCGCGTCACGGTCAAGTGGGTCGCCTCCGACGACTGCAAGACCCCGGCGGGAGCCCAGAAGGCGCTCGGTGACGTCGACGCCGTCTGCATCCCCGGCGGATTCGGTGAGCGCGGCGTGATCGGCAAGGTCGGCGCCATCCAGTACGCCCGCGAGAACAAGGTGCCGCTGCTGGGCCTCTGCCTCGGCCTGCAGTGCATCGTGATCGAGGCCGCGCGCAACCTCGCCGGGATCCCCGACGCCAACTCCACCGAGTTCGACGCGGCCACGAGCCACCCCGTCATCTCCACGATGGAGGAGCAGCTCGCGTACGTCGAGGGCGCCGGCGACCTGGGCGGCACCATGCGGCTCGGCCTGTACCCGGCGAAGCTCGCCGAGGGCTCGCTCGTCCGTGAGGCCTACGACGACCAGCCGTACGTGGACGAGCGCCACCGCCACCGCTACGAGGTCAACAACTCCTACCGTGCGGAGCTCGAGAAGAAGGCCGGACTGGTCTTCTCCGGCACCTCCCCGGACAACAAGCTCGTCGAGTACGTCGAGTACCCGCGCGAGGTCCACCCCTACCTGGTCGCCACCCAGGCGCACCCGGAGCTCCGCTCCCGCCCGACCCGCCCGCACCCGCTCTTCGCCGGTCTGGTGAAGGCCGCCGTGGAGCGCCAGGTCGCGGCACGCGGAACGGGCACCGACGCGTAG